In Pseudobacter ginsenosidimutans, the following are encoded in one genomic region:
- a CDS encoding SusC/RagA family TonB-linked outer membrane protein: protein MKLTAVLLVIIALLAGLRGEAQTVTLSVKNAKLENVLKGFKKQTGYSFFYNEDLLAKATRVTLELNNTQLADALSAIFSKQPALDYSINGPIVTIHEKIVVQNKSGQPNGNDQTTTLAVPGKSIKGTVFNKRYEALGNASVMIKGRNKGTSTATDGSFKLDDLNEEDVLIVSYIGYNTTEMPVKGRGTITFMLEETTNQLDEVVAQGYSKTTKRLSTSSVAKVSGEEIARQPIMNPILALQGKVPGMVLTPVVGYAASPVLIDIRGRGLLSDASSNPLIIIDGMPLPVGSNQGTAAGDGPVQGLMAALSPVQSQNFLFGLNPKDIESIEVLKDIGATAIYGSTGANGVILITTKRGKSVTSDLTVNVNYGISKITRYWDLLDTKQYLQMRREALYNDGLVPSKINAPDLVDWDTTRYTDWQREVWGRTAGALNATVSYSGGTPNFSHRISANYSRPDDITTVSGKNETIGFNLALDRRSNNQKFNTSLTVSYIHSFLNMISASNAASLPPNAPPIFDSAGNLNYGPWIGTGFETNFSSFESLLRPIESKSNVLNSSFRITYQVAKGLSLITMLGYSISNNDGITLTPIRSQNPTKNPTGSSSLSKSQTRSWNLEPQFSYDGSLFGKDRIGIIGGVTIRKTNAESMSVMATGYNNDAMLRSFALATNYYPYNTSRMYRYAGVMGRAEYVWDNKYVINGIWRRDGSSRFGPGRRFGNFWSAGIAWIASDEKWLRNALSPVVSFLKLNANIGTAGSDGGGDYQYLSQWSRDRMVNYDDVVPMKNLHAVNQYYQWALTRELNAGLQINFMGSGKLGLSVNYYRKRIGNQLLQNPTPIFTGFPDVFGNWNATVQNSGWEFSLNATFINKKNFRWNGSVNAGINRNRLLEYPDILKTPHFSKYLVGQPITNIYLLNYLGVDPMTGTYQFEDYNGDGNIDRASKLPPKTAPSDLQKELDMQPRVTGGISQSITYRKWSLFLSFDYKVQKGRNAYYNFSGPGQFGNMPLEIFNNHWREPGDNARFAKLSTLTSMASFARSQSTLGFSDASFLRFSNISISCQLPEPWLKKLGMKNGSFNINARNLFIITRYEGIDPEMQFFGGMPPAKTITAGFSITL from the coding sequence ATGAAACTAACTGCTGTTTTATTAGTGATCATTGCCTTGTTGGCAGGTTTGCGGGGAGAAGCCCAGACAGTGACGCTTTCCGTAAAGAATGCCAAGCTCGAAAATGTGCTGAAAGGCTTCAAAAAACAAACCGGCTATTCATTTTTTTACAATGAGGATCTGTTGGCAAAAGCAACCCGTGTAACGCTGGAGCTTAACAATACGCAGCTTGCAGATGCTCTGTCTGCCATCTTCAGTAAACAGCCGGCGCTTGATTATTCTATCAATGGCCCGATTGTAACGATCCATGAAAAAATTGTTGTACAGAACAAATCCGGCCAACCTAACGGTAACGATCAAACTACAACACTTGCTGTTCCCGGCAAAAGCATAAAGGGAACTGTATTCAATAAACGATACGAAGCATTGGGGAATGCCAGTGTAATGATCAAAGGACGGAACAAAGGAACCAGTACTGCCACAGATGGATCTTTCAAGCTGGATGATTTGAATGAAGAAGATGTTTTAATAGTCAGCTATATAGGGTACAATACTACAGAAATGCCCGTCAAGGGCAGGGGAACGATCACATTCATGCTGGAGGAAACTACCAACCAGCTCGATGAAGTAGTTGCCCAGGGCTATAGCAAAACCACCAAAAGATTAAGTACCTCATCGGTAGCAAAAGTGAGCGGAGAAGAGATTGCGCGGCAACCAATAATGAATCCGATCCTTGCATTGCAGGGGAAAGTGCCGGGCATGGTGCTTACTCCCGTGGTAGGATATGCGGCCAGTCCGGTGTTGATAGACATCAGAGGCCGCGGACTATTGTCCGATGCCAGCAGCAATCCTTTGATCATCATCGATGGTATGCCGCTTCCGGTTGGTTCAAACCAGGGAACAGCTGCAGGTGACGGTCCGGTACAAGGGTTAATGGCAGCGTTAAGCCCGGTTCAGAGCCAGAATTTCCTCTTTGGATTGAATCCAAAAGATATCGAGAGTATTGAAGTACTGAAAGATATTGGGGCCACTGCAATCTATGGCTCTACAGGCGCTAATGGTGTTATCCTGATCACCACGAAGAGGGGAAAATCTGTCACTTCCGATCTGACGGTGAATGTAAATTATGGCATTTCCAAAATCACCCGTTACTGGGATCTGCTGGATACAAAGCAGTACCTCCAGATGCGAAGAGAGGCTCTTTATAATGACGGCCTCGTTCCTTCGAAAATAAATGCACCTGACCTGGTAGACTGGGATACTACCAGGTATACGGACTGGCAGCGTGAAGTATGGGGAAGAACAGCCGGTGCGCTGAATGCTACAGTAAGTTATTCCGGTGGTACTCCTAATTTCTCTCATCGCATTTCAGCCAATTACTCGAGGCCCGATGATATAACTACTGTATCGGGGAAAAATGAAACTATCGGATTCAACCTGGCGCTTGATCGCAGAAGCAACAATCAAAAATTCAACACTTCTTTGACTGTTTCCTATATTCATTCCTTTCTCAACATGATCTCGGCTTCAAATGCTGCCAGCTTACCGCCGAACGCGCCTCCCATTTTCGATTCAGCAGGAAATTTGAACTACGGGCCATGGATCGGCACCGGATTTGAAACCAACTTCAGTTCTTTCGAATCATTACTCAGACCTATTGAAAGCAAATCGAATGTTCTCAACAGCAGTTTCCGGATCACTTACCAGGTAGCGAAAGGCTTATCGCTTATTACCATGCTGGGATATTCGATCAGTAACAATGATGGCATTACCCTCACGCCGATCAGATCACAGAACCCTACAAAGAACCCTACAGGAAGTTCATCCTTAAGCAAAAGCCAAACCAGGAGCTGGAACCTGGAACCTCAATTCTCTTATGATGGCAGCCTGTTTGGGAAAGACAGGATTGGGATCATCGGAGGCGTTACCATCAGGAAAACCAATGCAGAAAGTATGTCGGTTATGGCTACGGGTTATAATAACGATGCCATGCTCCGCTCATTTGCACTGGCAACTAATTATTATCCTTATAACACTTCCAGAATGTACAGATATGCCGGGGTGATGGGGCGGGCAGAGTATGTATGGGATAATAAGTATGTGATAAATGGGATCTGGAGAAGGGATGGCTCTTCCAGGTTTGGCCCGGGCAGAAGGTTTGGGAATTTCTGGTCCGCAGGTATTGCCTGGATTGCTTCTGATGAAAAGTGGCTCAGGAATGCATTGTCGCCCGTTGTCAGCTTTCTCAAATTAAATGCCAATATAGGAACAGCAGGCTCTGATGGTGGAGGCGATTACCAGTATTTATCGCAGTGGTCCAGAGACAGGATGGTCAATTATGATGATGTGGTTCCCATGAAAAACCTTCATGCAGTAAATCAGTATTATCAATGGGCACTAACAAGGGAGCTGAATGCAGGCCTTCAAATTAATTTCATGGGTAGCGGAAAGCTGGGTTTATCTGTGAACTATTACAGAAAGAGGATCGGAAACCAGCTGTTGCAAAATCCAACGCCCATCTTCACAGGATTCCCCGATGTGTTTGGTAACTGGAATGCTACAGTGCAGAACTCGGGATGGGAATTCAGCCTCAATGCAACTTTTATCAATAAGAAGAACTTCAGGTGGAATGGTTCTGTCAATGCAGGCATCAACAGGAACAGGTTGCTGGAATATCCGGATATTTTAAAGACCCCGCATTTTTCAAAATACCTGGTAGGACAACCCATAACCAATATCTATTTGTTGAATTACCTGGGAGTGGATCCGATGACGGGAACCTATCAATTCGAAGATTACAATGGTGACGGAAATATCGACAGGGCTTCTAAATTGCCCCCCAAAACAGCTCCCAGTGATCTGCAGAAAGAATTAGACATGCAGCCTCGTGTTACTGGTGGCATTAGCCAAAGCATAACTTATAGAAAATGGTCGCTTTTTCTCTCTTTCGATTATAAAGTGCAAAAGGGAAGAAATGCATATTATAATTTCTCCGGTCCGGGACAGTTCGGCAATATGCCACTGGAAATATTCAATAACCACTGGAGAGAACCCGGCGATAATGCAAGATTTGCCAAACTCTCAACGCTGACCTCTATGGCATCTTTTGCCAGAAGCCAGTCTACTCTGGGTTTTTCTGATGCGTCCTTTCTGAGGTTCAGTAATATTTCCATCAGCTGTCAGTTACCTGAGCCGTGGCTGAAGAAGCTCGGAATGAAGAACGGTTCCTTTAATATCAATGCCCGTAATCTTTTTATCATCACCAGGTACGAAGGGATCGATCCTGAGATGCAATTCTTTGGTGGGATGCCTCCTGCTAAGACTATCACCGCCGGCTTTTCAATCACACTCTAA
- a CDS encoding RagB/SusD family nutrient uptake outer membrane protein, whose translation MLTFNYKFLLLAAGIVMSSCEKLVEIDSPIDSITSAEVFSTDEQAKAAMAGVYTRMINGEDGRGTARTLFSAGLATVLGGFSADELNVVNTADVTGFFSFNTNKVLRNNGMSPGIWSSAYTAIYGANAVVEGIAASTSSALSETARKKLTAEAKFVRALSYFYLVNFFGDVPLALTVDFNQTRNASRASVPDVYKQIISDLKAAQAGLPPENTNAAGERIYPDSWAATALLARVYLYTGDHVNAFKQSGTVIANTERFRLEPDLLNTFLKTSKEAIIQFRVNQASVSATGNATPEGFFLIPTTNGSNPPFYHVAYYLPQDLINIFEPDDKRFTSWIGFSPVNITGSPKYFPFKYKTGAHNRVMGGVPTEYYMVLRLAEQYLIRAEAAAKGASSLSDAIDDLNVIRNRAGVGSLPHSLNQQQVIDAIEKERRLELFMEWGHRWFDLKRTGRATNVLSEYVIKQPWEGDYQLLYPIPETELEAGPNLIPNPGYY comes from the coding sequence ATGCTTACATTCAATTATAAATTTCTATTACTGGCAGCAGGCATCGTAATGAGTTCCTGCGAAAAACTGGTGGAGATCGATTCCCCTATCGATTCTATCACCTCAGCTGAGGTATTCAGTACAGATGAGCAGGCCAAAGCAGCGATGGCAGGCGTGTATACCAGGATGATCAATGGTGAAGATGGGAGAGGAACTGCCCGTACTTTATTCAGTGCCGGACTTGCAACCGTGCTCGGTGGCTTTTCTGCTGATGAACTGAATGTTGTGAATACCGCTGATGTTACCGGATTTTTCTCCTTCAATACCAATAAGGTGTTACGGAACAATGGCATGTCTCCCGGTATATGGAGCTCTGCCTATACTGCCATCTATGGGGCCAATGCTGTGGTGGAAGGAATTGCTGCCTCCACTTCTTCAGCCCTTTCGGAAACTGCCAGAAAGAAACTGACAGCCGAAGCTAAGTTTGTAAGGGCATTATCCTATTTCTATCTCGTGAACTTTTTTGGTGATGTTCCCCTGGCGCTTACTGTTGATTTCAATCAGACCCGCAATGCCTCCAGAGCAAGCGTACCAGATGTGTACAAGCAGATCATCAGTGATCTGAAGGCTGCGCAGGCTGGTCTGCCTCCTGAAAATACCAATGCTGCAGGTGAACGGATCTATCCTGATAGCTGGGCCGCCACTGCTTTGCTGGCGCGCGTATATCTCTACACTGGTGATCATGTGAATGCATTCAAACAATCGGGAACTGTGATCGCCAATACTGAGCGCTTCAGGCTGGAGCCTGATCTGCTGAACACTTTTCTGAAAACAAGCAAGGAAGCTATCATTCAGTTCAGGGTAAACCAGGCATCAGTGAGCGCCACCGGCAATGCTACTCCCGAAGGATTTTTTTTGATTCCCACTACCAATGGCAGTAATCCGCCCTTCTATCATGTAGCCTATTATTTACCACAGGATCTGATCAATATTTTTGAACCAGATGATAAACGTTTCACTTCCTGGATAGGATTTTCCCCCGTCAATATTACGGGTAGTCCAAAATATTTTCCATTTAAATATAAAACAGGAGCTCACAATCGGGTGATGGGAGGCGTACCTACAGAATACTATATGGTACTGCGCCTGGCAGAACAATACCTGATCCGGGCGGAAGCAGCAGCCAAAGGCGCTTCTTCTCTCTCTGATGCCATCGATGATCTGAATGTGATCCGGAACAGGGCTGGTGTTGGCTCTCTTCCTCATTCACTCAATCAGCAACAAGTGATCGATGCCATCGAAAAGGAGAGAAGACTGGAGCTATTCATGGAGTGGGGGCATCGCTGGTTCGACCTGAAGAGAACGGGAAGGGCAACAAATGTATTGTCTGAATATGTGATCAAACAACCCTGGGAAGGCGATTATCAATTGCTTTATCCGATCCCAGAAACAGAACTGGAAGCAGGCCCGAATCTTATTCCCAATCCCGGTTATTACTAA
- a CDS encoding DUF4397 domain-containing protein, with protein MKNKQQTTHKGYFILLIIGFSFTTGCTKDEAVPGIAALNVFNGVVGSGVLAPDLSNGNTGIQWYKGSNLITYGNVGAPSSFDSRKSVRFNSYSGTRNIKFYQYPDTLPHSKPVIQLTLDLPVGSINSLFLTGKPDAPDTLFIRDQLPYHPPSDSVTSIRVVNLIPGLTVSVNLQDDPSGNEVASLGYKEVTAFKDYSVKGTGLRYVFEIRNAVTGDLVATGIADARNISSSTAVINHYRFRNVTLVIYGELGNTGTGAPKVAIMSNF; from the coding sequence ATGAAGAACAAACAACAAACCACCCATAAAGGATACTTCATTTTACTGATCATTGGTTTCTCATTCACCACTGGCTGTACCAAAGATGAAGCGGTTCCTGGTATAGCGGCTCTCAATGTTTTCAATGGTGTGGTGGGATCCGGTGTGCTGGCTCCGGACCTGAGCAATGGGAATACGGGCATCCAATGGTATAAGGGATCCAACCTGATCACTTACGGTAATGTGGGCGCCCCTTCTTCCTTCGATAGCAGGAAGAGCGTGCGGTTCAATTCCTATAGTGGCACCAGGAATATTAAATTCTATCAATACCCTGATACATTACCGCATAGTAAACCGGTGATACAACTGACGCTTGACCTGCCTGTCGGGTCCATCAACAGCCTTTTCTTAACCGGTAAACCGGATGCTCCGGATACCCTTTTTATACGAGATCAATTGCCTTACCATCCGCCTTCAGACAGTGTTACCAGTATCAGGGTGGTGAACCTTATACCGGGATTGACAGTAAGTGTGAACCTTCAGGATGATCCTTCAGGAAATGAAGTGGCTTCGCTGGGATATAAAGAGGTTACTGCATTCAAAGATTATTCTGTAAAGGGTACTGGTCTCCGTTATGTTTTTGAGATCAGGAACGCTGTTACAGGTGATCTGGTGGCAACAGGCATTGCAGATGCAAGGAACATCAGCTCCAGTACTGCTGTGATCAATCATTACCGTTTCAGAAATGTGACCCTGGTGATCTATGGAGAATTGGGTAATACAGGAACAGGCGCCCCGAAGGTTGCCATCATGAGTAATTTCTAA
- a CDS encoding ABC transporter ATP-binding protein, translated as MSAILKIEHLSHRYSSSWAVRDLNIEIGQTGIVGLLGSNGAGKSTTMNIICGVLNQTEGTVTVNGFDIREQPEQAKKDIGFLPQHPPLYLDFTIDEYLHYTANLRAMDKSKIRAAVDEVKEKTGIGHFSSRLIKNLSGGYRQRVGIAQALIHKPKLVVLDEPTNGLDPNQLIEARKMIREIAQEHAVLLSSHILSEIRLLCKDVIMIESGRMVFSDTMDAFDNYMSPSSLLVTLENMPPAAALMTIKGVNKVEMLTDRQVRLYFEPGQIINERVVEASMKNNWRLMEISADKTLLDDTFKQLSIQSAN; from the coding sequence ATGAGCGCTATTCTAAAGATCGAGCATTTGTCGCACAGGTATAGCAGTAGCTGGGCTGTGCGCGACCTGAACATCGAAATTGGCCAAACCGGCATTGTTGGTTTGCTCGGCTCCAACGGGGCTGGTAAATCAACTACCATGAATATCATTTGCGGTGTATTGAACCAAACTGAAGGTACTGTAACAGTGAATGGGTTCGATATCCGCGAACAACCTGAACAGGCAAAAAAGGATATCGGATTCCTTCCCCAGCATCCCCCGCTGTACCTGGATTTTACCATCGATGAATATCTTCATTATACCGCCAACCTGCGCGCCATGGATAAATCGAAGATCAGGGCTGCGGTGGACGAAGTGAAAGAGAAAACAGGTATTGGTCATTTCAGCAGCAGACTGATCAAAAACCTTTCGGGTGGCTATCGCCAGCGTGTAGGCATTGCACAGGCACTCATTCATAAGCCGAAGCTGGTAGTGCTGGATGAGCCCACCAATGGCCTCGATCCCAACCAACTGATCGAAGCCAGGAAAATGATCCGGGAAATTGCGCAGGAACATGCTGTATTGTTATCGTCACATATTTTGTCGGAGATCCGTTTGCTCTGCAAGGATGTGATCATGATCGAATCCGGCAGGATGGTATTTTCAGATACGATGGATGCATTCGATAATTACATGTCGCCATCCAGCCTGCTGGTGACGCTTGAAAATATGCCGCCTGCAGCAGCATTAATGACCATCAAAGGGGTCAATAAAGTGGAAATGCTGACAGACAGACAAGTGCGTTTATATTTTGAGCCTGGTCAGATCATTAATGAAAGAGTAGTGGAAGCAAGCATGAAAAATAACTGGAGGCTGATGGAGATCAGTGCCGACAAAACATTGCTCGATGATACCTTCAAACAACTCTCCATTCAGTCGGCCAACTAA
- a CDS encoding Gldg family protein, which translates to MVIQIAKAELRNLFYSPVAWFLAIVFLVMSGYAFTEGLYQLTKMQETMKYSSPDFKDFGPLTLTLVFLHTPGSIFSVMLKNSYFFVPLLTMGLIGREIQAGTIKLLYSSPVKLWKVIIGKFLAVMMYNVMLLMILSVYLIILGCSIRSADYGLFIAGMIAFYLLICTYAAIGLFMSSLTTYQVVAAIGTFLVIFVLTKTNGLWQQYDLVRDLTYFLYLPGRIERLLKGLIVSKDIIYYVMMVFMFLGFTYIRLRKQRESKPWYVTTMRIMVVVIITLSAGYLFSLPKTSLYLDTTATRANTIHPKTQALLEEMKGEPLEVTLYTNLLGGEGIYGFPAARNIYRGALWEQYLRFNTNIHFKYVYYYYYEPEMDGGHLARIFPDKSNEEMAREFAKGMQVNFDLFSPISALKEMPDLEPEKYRLIMQLKYKGRTEFLRTYQSAGKYPDVAPAVYPHEQNMAAALKRLLHPEGIPKVLYTSGNLERKVYGKGERDYMRATTANFEKNGPVNLGFDVDTISLEKQDIPAGITALVVADPKVELSGLSQQKLKKYIDEGGNIMFMGEPGKQNVLNPLLKYMGVEMLGGTVVEPTYHEKPDMVKPYYTAASAELADELLFKLVKAKMKRVYDKDTLKMLMPGVTGISFTDSSGFVKKPLLLTVGSSSWLKKGKLVVDSADVVYNAAEGDVRGAFSTSLQLYRQIGNKQQRAVIYGDADFLVNERLKNGEAIHRAALYWLSENEYPVYVPREDAKDNLINLSSGTAKKLKLIFVWILPALVLVAGTVLLVRRKRK; encoded by the coding sequence ATGGTAATTCAAATCGCAAAGGCAGAGTTGCGAAATCTCTTCTATTCCCCTGTAGCATGGTTCCTGGCCATCGTTTTTTTGGTGATGAGCGGCTATGCTTTTACTGAAGGGCTGTACCAGTTGACCAAAATGCAGGAGACGATGAAATATTCAAGCCCCGATTTCAAGGACTTCGGTCCCCTTACCCTCACACTGGTATTCCTGCATACACCGGGTAGCATTTTTTCCGTGATGCTGAAAAACAGTTATTTTTTTGTTCCACTGCTCACGATGGGGCTTATCGGGCGCGAAATACAGGCAGGAACGATCAAGCTACTGTATTCTTCACCGGTGAAATTATGGAAGGTAATAATAGGGAAATTCCTGGCAGTGATGATGTACAATGTAATGCTGTTGATGATACTGTCTGTTTACCTGATCATTTTAGGATGCAGTATCAGGTCGGCCGATTATGGATTGTTTATTGCCGGAATGATTGCATTTTACCTGCTTATCTGCACGTATGCCGCCATCGGCCTGTTCATGAGCAGTCTCACTACCTACCAGGTAGTGGCTGCAATTGGCACTTTCCTGGTAATATTTGTACTCACAAAAACAAATGGCCTCTGGCAGCAATATGATCTTGTAAGAGACCTTACTTATTTTCTCTATCTGCCCGGACGTATAGAAAGGCTATTGAAAGGATTGATCGTGAGCAAAGACATCATCTATTATGTAATGATGGTGTTCATGTTCCTTGGATTTACGTATATACGACTGAGAAAACAGCGTGAGTCGAAACCCTGGTACGTAACAACCATGCGCATAATGGTGGTAGTTATAATAACATTGTCTGCCGGTTATCTTTTTTCATTACCCAAAACAAGCCTGTACCTGGATACTACGGCAACCCGGGCCAATACCATTCACCCCAAAACACAGGCCCTTCTTGAAGAAATGAAAGGAGAGCCATTGGAGGTGACATTGTATACCAACCTTCTGGGCGGCGAAGGCATATATGGGTTTCCTGCGGCAAGGAATATTTATCGTGGCGCGCTCTGGGAACAATATCTCCGCTTCAATACCAATATACATTTCAAATATGTTTACTACTACTATTATGAACCCGAAATGGATGGTGGCCACCTGGCAAGGATTTTTCCGGATAAAAGCAATGAAGAAATGGCAAGGGAATTTGCTAAAGGAATGCAGGTGAACTTCGATTTATTCTCCCCCATTTCAGCATTGAAAGAAATGCCAGACCTCGAACCAGAGAAATACCGCCTCATCATGCAACTCAAATATAAAGGAAGGACAGAGTTTTTGCGCACCTACCAGTCTGCCGGAAAATATCCCGACGTTGCACCCGCCGTTTATCCCCACGAACAAAATATGGCTGCTGCATTGAAACGCTTGTTACATCCGGAAGGCATTCCCAAAGTGCTGTATACTTCCGGCAATCTCGAAAGAAAGGTATACGGAAAAGGAGAGAGGGACTATATGCGGGCTACTACTGCAAATTTCGAGAAGAATGGACCTGTAAATCTGGGTTTTGATGTAGATACGATCTCACTGGAAAAACAGGATATCCCTGCCGGCATCACTGCTTTGGTGGTGGCCGATCCCAAAGTAGAGCTCAGCGGGCTTTCGCAACAGAAACTAAAGAAGTACATAGACGAAGGAGGAAATATCATGTTCATGGGCGAGCCGGGAAAACAAAATGTACTCAATCCCTTGTTGAAGTATATGGGCGTTGAGATGCTCGGCGGCACTGTGGTGGAGCCTACTTACCATGAAAAGCCGGATATGGTGAAACCCTATTATACGGCCGCAAGTGCAGAGCTGGCTGATGAATTGTTATTCAAGTTGGTAAAGGCAAAAATGAAACGGGTTTATGATAAGGATACCCTGAAGATGCTGATGCCAGGCGTTACAGGTATTTCGTTTACTGATAGCAGTGGGTTTGTGAAGAAACCTTTATTGCTGACCGTGGGATCCAGCTCATGGCTGAAGAAAGGCAAGCTGGTGGTAGATTCTGCCGATGTAGTGTATAATGCAGCAGAAGGTGATGTAAGAGGAGCGTTCTCTACAAGCCTGCAATTGTACAGACAGATTGGCAATAAACAACAGCGGGCCGTCATCTATGGAGATGCTGATTTTCTGGTCAATGAGAGATTGAAAAATGGAGAGGCGATACACCGTGCTGCTCTCTACTGGTTGAGCGAAAATGAATACCCGGTGTATGTACCTCGTGAAGACGCCAAAGACAACCTGATCAACCTTTCATCCGGTACTGCAAAAAAACTCAAACTGATCTTCGTATGGATCTTGCCTGCCCTGGTGCTGGTTGCAGGAACTGTGTTGCTCGTCAGGCGAAAAAGAAAATAG
- a CDS encoding ABC transporter permease has product MVIQVAKAELRNLFYSPVAWFLLIAFIVQCAWFYTSPLFDLANWQDVYIRNKPDFKEWAGSSFTRRLFKDSGFFSNVLNNLYLFIPLLTMGLIGREVQNGTIKLLYSSPITIRKIVIGKFMAIMVFNLALVLVLGASSLRHP; this is encoded by the coding sequence ATGGTTATTCAAGTTGCAAAAGCAGAACTTAGAAACCTTTTTTACTCACCTGTTGCATGGTTCCTGCTGATTGCTTTTATTGTTCAGTGCGCCTGGTTTTATACTTCGCCATTGTTTGATCTGGCTAACTGGCAGGATGTATATATCAGGAACAAGCCGGATTTTAAGGAATGGGCGGGCAGCAGCTTTACCAGACGCCTGTTCAAAGACAGTGGTTTTTTCTCCAATGTACTGAACAACCTGTACCTGTTCATCCCCTTACTCACGATGGGGCTGATCGGCAGGGAAGTGCAGAACGGAACTATCAAACTGCTGTATTCTTCTCCCATTACCATCCGGAAGATCGTGATAGGGAAATTCATGGCTATCATGGTCTTCAACCTGGCACTGGTACTGGTTCTGGGGGCTTCTTCCTTACGGCATCCATGA